The following are encoded together in the Bdellovibrionales bacterium genome:
- a CDS encoding transposase: protein MTADGSKSKINPSVGLEFSRKYSNADLDAPGARRSSLNPLVASGKAIKPPNASARGLKWACENFADLKRVCRAYSCSAWLVNKVFYEQLDIKWHERMNDLWGKRIGIDEHSRRKCRKNGMTEFASLIVDYDRGRIGEVVNGKTVLSMKDALAYIPGRERVEQAMTDMCDPFKKFIKDFFPNAITIADKFHVLPLLNPSINKARTEITGDNRSNPVRRPLLRSRHKLKHYECSALDL from the coding sequence ATGACCGCAGATGGGTCAAAATCCAAGATCAACCCATCCGTGGGTCTGGAATTCAGCCGCAAGTACTCAAACGCCGATTTAGATGCCCCGGGTGCAAGAAGGTCTTCACTGAACCCCTTAGTGGCGTCAGGAAAGGCTATAAAACCACCGAACGCTTCCGCCCGAGGGCTCAAGTGGGCCTGTGAAAACTTCGCCGATCTAAAGCGCGTGTGCCGGGCCTACAGCTGCTCCGCATGGCTAGTGAATAAAGTATTTTACGAACAACTCGACATCAAATGGCACGAGCGAATGAACGACCTCTGGGGAAAACGAATCGGCATCGATGAACACAGCAGGAGGAAATGCCGCAAAAATGGAATGACTGAGTTTGCCTCGCTCATCGTTGACTACGATCGTGGCCGCATCGGCGAAGTGGTCAATGGGAAAACTGTACTATCTATGAAGGATGCACTTGCCTACATTCCCGGGCGAGAGCGCGTGGAACAAGCCATGACTGACATGTGTGATCCGTTCAAAAAGTTTATAAAAGACTTCTTTCCTAATGCTATCACCATTGCGGACAAGTTCCATGTGCTGCCCCTCCTGAATCCCTCTATCAACAAGGCTCGTACGGAAATCACTGGCGACAACAGGTCAAATCCAGTTCGTAGGCCTCTCCTCAGAAGCAGGCATAAACTAAAACACTACGAATGTTCCGCGCTGG